From Prevotella melaninogenica, the proteins below share one genomic window:
- a CDS encoding PD-(D/E)XK nuclease family protein: MNTFLEHVAADLLKKYGNDMAHIAVVFPNKRAALFLNQALARLADGPVWSPAYITISDFFRQHSELTIANPIKSICDLYKSYVEVTGNTNETLDHFYGWGQLLLADFDDIDKNMANTEMVFSNICNLKELDDISYLTDEQKVELRRFFANFDDNSEGIRERFITLWNKLNDIYNDFKQRLKSQKLAYEGMLYRDVVEKTKIEAQYECYVFVGFNVLQKVEQLLFKLFLKEEKASFYWDYDRYYMKSTNEAGNYIRCWLDKFPNALPNDNDELYDNLGKEKEINIISAPTENLQARYITEWLRENERYKDGKRTAIVLCDEHLLQTVIHCIPDEVETLNVTTGYPLQQTPIASMVTQLWALQTEGYSVQEQSYRLHYVNRVLRHPYGKYLTPKVAEIIERLNSERQFYVKPKEGSIFEYHPSDKQNLQVLVNWLAETIRFIGVNGAADKDPLFEESVFRMYTLLTRLSDLMINGDLDADKIIFRRLLTQLIAATSIPFHGEPARGVQVMGVLETRNLDFDHVLVLSCNEGNMPKGIDDASFIPHLIRKAYELTTIDNKVSIYSYYFHSLIQRAKDVTFLYNNSTQGSHTGEMSRFILQLMVEWNHPIHRLTLQAGQEPMHCEAEVVEKNEAVLKRLDEISYFSPTAINTYITCQLKYYFKYIAGINELDEVDVDDVDNRMFGNIFHTAAQLMYEKLLPREVITAKNIDYLLKTGKSTQSLTSGNAELTLDDIVDEAFATELFHQQRGVKKHPKLNGLQLINREVIIKYLHQLLRIDRRSAPLRVIGHEFPVKRSLTINVNGLEKQIETGGRIDRLDEILVDSDSARLRVVDYKTGGKAAESLKSVDEMFDSKNLSKKSDYTMQVMLYSLIEAKNDSEHNPNHRAVSPALLFIQHAGSEDYTPVLSIDKEEVTDVTVYEEDFLRNLTEKLEEIHNPNIAFAPTDNTDSCQYCPYKQMCGR; encoded by the coding sequence ATGAATACATTTCTCGAACACGTTGCAGCTGATTTACTGAAGAAGTATGGTAATGACATGGCGCATATAGCTGTTGTCTTTCCTAATAAGCGTGCTGCACTCTTTCTGAATCAAGCATTAGCTCGATTGGCTGATGGTCCTGTATGGAGTCCAGCATATATTACCATCTCTGACTTCTTTCGTCAACATTCAGAGCTAACAATAGCTAATCCTATTAAAAGTATTTGCGATCTTTATAAGAGTTACGTAGAGGTAACAGGCAATACGAATGAAACCTTAGATCACTTCTATGGTTGGGGGCAACTGCTCTTAGCCGATTTCGATGATATCGATAAGAATATGGCGAACACTGAGATGGTCTTCTCTAATATTTGTAACCTTAAAGAGTTAGATGATATTAGTTATCTTACCGATGAACAGAAAGTAGAATTACGCCGTTTCTTCGCTAATTTCGATGATAATTCAGAGGGTATTAGAGAGCGTTTTATAACTCTTTGGAATAAGTTGAATGATATATATAATGATTTCAAGCAAAGGCTTAAATCTCAAAAACTTGCATATGAAGGTATGCTTTATCGTGATGTGGTAGAGAAAACAAAGATAGAAGCACAATATGAATGCTATGTTTTTGTCGGATTCAACGTACTTCAGAAGGTAGAACAGCTCCTCTTTAAGCTCTTTTTAAAGGAAGAAAAGGCAAGTTTCTATTGGGATTATGACCGATATTATATGAAGTCAACAAATGAAGCGGGTAACTATATTCGTTGTTGGCTTGATAAATTCCCCAATGCTTTACCAAACGATAACGATGAATTGTACGATAATTTAGGTAAAGAGAAGGAAATAAATATTATCTCTGCTCCTACAGAGAACTTACAAGCACGTTATATCACCGAGTGGTTGCGTGAGAATGAAAGATATAAAGATGGTAAGCGAACAGCAATTGTTCTTTGTGATGAACATCTGTTGCAGACAGTAATCCATTGTATACCTGATGAAGTCGAAACTCTGAATGTCACAACGGGTTATCCGTTACAACAAACCCCGATTGCATCGATGGTTACGCAGCTTTGGGCGTTACAGACAGAAGGTTATTCAGTACAAGAACAGAGTTATAGACTTCACTATGTAAACAGAGTATTACGACATCCTTATGGGAAGTATCTCACACCAAAAGTTGCCGAAATCATCGAACGATTGAATAGTGAACGACAGTTTTATGTAAAGCCAAAAGAAGGCTCAATCTTTGAATACCATCCAAGTGATAAGCAGAACCTACAAGTATTAGTTAATTGGTTGGCAGAAACTATCCGTTTCATCGGTGTAAATGGTGCAGCTGACAAAGACCCACTTTTTGAAGAGTCTGTTTTTCGTATGTACACCTTACTCACACGACTGTCTGATTTGATGATAAATGGTGATTTAGATGCAGATAAGATAATCTTCCGTCGTCTATTAACACAGCTTATTGCTGCTACAAGTATTCCTTTCCATGGTGAACCAGCACGTGGAGTACAAGTGATGGGCGTTCTTGAAACGCGTAATCTCGATTTCGATCATGTACTTGTGCTCTCTTGTAATGAAGGTAATATGCCAAAGGGAATAGACGATGCATCATTCATACCTCATCTTATTCGTAAGGCATACGAGTTAACAACAATTGATAATAAGGTGTCTATCTACAGTTACTATTTCCATAGTCTGATTCAGCGGGCAAAAGATGTTACTTTCCTTTATAATAACTCCACTCAAGGTAGCCATACAGGAGAGATGAGTCGTTTTATTTTACAGTTGATGGTAGAGTGGAATCACCCAATTCATCGATTAACTTTACAAGCAGGGCAAGAGCCTATGCACTGTGAAGCAGAAGTGGTTGAAAAGAATGAAGCTGTGCTGAAAAGACTCGATGAAATCAGTTATTTCTCCCCAACTGCTATTAATACATATATAACTTGCCAGCTAAAGTATTACTTTAAGTATATTGCAGGTATTAATGAACTCGATGAAGTCGATGTAGATGATGTTGATAATCGAATGTTTGGTAATATCTTTCATACAGCAGCACAGCTTATGTATGAAAAGTTACTGCCAAGAGAAGTCATCACAGCTAAGAACATAGATTATTTGTTGAAGACTGGTAAGAGCACACAGTCACTCACATCAGGCAATGCAGAACTTACATTGGATGATATTGTCGACGAGGCATTTGCTACTGAACTATTTCATCAACAACGAGGAGTAAAGAAACATCCAAAGCTCAATGGACTCCAACTCATCAATCGTGAAGTTATCATAAAGTACCTTCATCAATTATTGCGAATTGATCGACGTTCTGCCCCATTGCGTGTGATTGGTCATGAGTTTCCTGTTAAACGTTCATTGACAATTAATGTGAATGGATTGGAGAAGCAAATAGAAACAGGTGGACGTATTGACCGTTTAGACGAGATTCTTGTTGATAGTGATAGCGCACGCTTGCGAGTTGTAGACTATAAGACTGGTGGAAAAGCAGCGGAGTCACTGAAAAGTGTTGATGAAATGTTCGATTCAAAGAACTTAAGTAAAAAGAGTGATTACACAATGCAGGTGATGCTCTACAGTCTTATTGAAGCAAAGAACGATTCTGAACATAATCCAAATCATCGTGCTGTTAGTCCAGCTTTGCTCTTTATCCAACATGCAGGTAGTGAAGATTATACTCCAGTACTATCAATAGATAAGGAGGAAGTTACTGATGTCACCGTATATGAAGAGGATTTTCTTAGAAATCTCACGGAGAAACTCGAAGAAATACATAATCCCAATATAGCTTTTGCTCCAACCGACAATACTGATAGTTGTCAATACTGTCCTTATAAACAGATGTGTGGACGATAA
- a CDS encoding aminoacyl-histidine dipeptidase: MANVELKPACVFEQFAKINQIPRPSKHEEQMISYLQEFAKERNLDVKVDKVGNVLISKPATKGMENVPTVVLQSHMDMVCDKLVDIEFDFHKDAIQTYVDGEWLHAKGTTLGADDGIGMAYELAILDSNDIEHGPIECLFTRDEETGLTGAFGLEAGFMTGNYLINLDSEDEGQIFVSCAGGNSTTAVFNFERENAPEGYFFMEASLKGLVGGHSGDDINKKRANAIKLLARFLYAEQAKMDLRLSYWNSGKMHNAIPRDGKVLFAVPSANKETVKADWNIFSTEVADEFHVTDTAMVWNLESADAAPVMPKQISHNVILALQALDNGPLTNCQDEALAYMVETSSNVASIQTEDNKLTVVSSQRSNVMSNLVNMTNTVRACFELAGAEIVVDDSYPAWKMNPNSKLVHVAVEQYKNIFGKEPLVLGIHAGLECGLFSEKYPHLDMISFGPTLRYVHTPDECLLIPTVQMVWDHLLAVLKNIK, encoded by the coding sequence ATGGCAAATGTAGAATTAAAACCTGCTTGTGTCTTTGAGCAGTTCGCTAAAATCAATCAAATACCACGCCCATCTAAGCATGAAGAGCAGATGATTAGTTATTTACAGGAGTTTGCTAAGGAGCGCAACCTCGACGTAAAGGTTGACAAAGTTGGCAATGTTCTGATTTCTAAACCTGCTACAAAAGGTATGGAAAATGTTCCAACTGTAGTACTCCAGAGTCACATGGATATGGTATGTGACAAACTCGTTGACATAGAATTTGACTTCCACAAGGATGCTATTCAAACCTATGTGGATGGCGAGTGGCTTCATGCAAAGGGTACAACACTCGGTGCTGATGATGGTATCGGTATGGCTTATGAGTTGGCTATCCTCGACTCTAATGATATTGAGCACGGACCTATCGAATGTCTCTTTACACGTGATGAGGAAACCGGCTTAACTGGAGCCTTCGGCTTGGAGGCTGGTTTCATGACAGGAAACTATCTCATCAACCTTGATTCTGAGGATGAAGGTCAAATCTTTGTAAGTTGTGCGGGTGGTAATAGTACGACAGCAGTATTCAACTTTGAGCGTGAGAATGCACCAGAAGGCTACTTCTTTATGGAAGCAAGTTTGAAGGGTCTGGTTGGTGGTCACTCTGGTGATGACATCAATAAGAAGCGTGCCAATGCTATCAAACTCCTTGCACGCTTCCTCTATGCTGAACAGGCTAAGATGGACCTTCGTTTAAGCTACTGGAATTCAGGTAAGATGCACAATGCTATCCCACGTGATGGTAAGGTACTCTTCGCTGTTCCTTCTGCTAATAAAGAGACCGTTAAGGCAGACTGGAATATCTTTAGCACAGAGGTTGCAGACGAGTTCCATGTTACTGACACAGCTATGGTATGGAATCTTGAGAGTGCTGATGCTGCTCCTGTTATGCCAAAGCAGATTTCTCATAACGTTATCCTTGCTTTGCAGGCACTCGACAATGGTCCATTGACCAACTGCCAGGATGAAGCCTTGGCTTATATGGTTGAAACATCAAGTAATGTTGCAAGCATACAGACAGAGGACAATAAGTTAACAGTTGTCTCTTCACAGCGTTCAAACGTAATGAGTAACTTGGTAAACATGACCAATACTGTTCGTGCATGTTTCGAGTTGGCAGGTGCTGAGATTGTTGTAGATGACAGCTATCCTGCATGGAAGATGAATCCTAATTCAAAGTTAGTACATGTTGCAGTTGAGCAATACAAGAATATCTTCGGTAAGGAACCACTCGTTCTTGGTATTCACGCAGGTCTTGAGTGTGGTCTCTTCTCTGAGAAGTATCCACATTTAGATATGATTAGCTTTGGTCCAACACTTCGTTATGTTCATACACCAGACGAGTGTCTGCTTATTCCTACAGTTCAAATGGTATGGGATCACCTCCTTGCCGTTCTTAAGAATATCAAGTAA
- a CDS encoding ATP-dependent helicase — protein MINQDKEEAILAALNESQREAVEYCTGPSLVIAGAGSGKTRVLTYKIAYLLNKGLAPWNILALTFTNKAAREMKERIAQITTAKDAQHLYMGTFHSIFARILRREGEAIGFGSNFTIYDENDSRSLIKSIVKALDLDEKTYKPASVHNFISMAKNHLITASEYAEDRAAIERDRSTRMPAIHMIYKAYEARCRQANAMDFDDILLYTFLLFRDNKEIREKYGQQFEYILVDEYQDTNYAQVSIISQLAETHRRICVVGDDYQSIYSFRGANIDNILDFKNKFEDAKLFKLERNYRSTQLIVQAANSLMKHNERQIPKDVFSKEAEGDKILYKPCYSDREEAMVVANELKRIKRNDDCDYGNFAILYRTNAQSRSFEDEFRKQGIPYKIIGGLSFYQRKEIKDIIAYFRLVSNPDDEEAFRRIINYPTRGIGNTTIQKIIDCAQRNSVSLWETILNPIQYGLDVNKGTMTKLFAFRTLISGFIKNVALKDAYELGKEIIEESGVSADIRSGSEPEDLARRENLEEFMSAMQGFVDSGREEGREENVYLTDYLQEVALYTDADKEDDDTPKVTLMTIHAAKGLEFPTVFVVGLEENIFPSPMSASSKREIEEERRLLYVAITRAERHCILTNAKNRFRYGTMQIDNPSRFLNDFDPALIHVEDEANSAFGGERRKMPWDEDNSARSPWGHNGSGDNFREYEPNKAYTGSRPWGQEYRQMGSRWQNSNPVASQFRADPKPKITERKRPEAAVDPFSERAKRRLIAEGGNFKRLSSAMTNGGRTLSTESTSISSVSSTASVAGLSVGVTIEHQRFGIGKVLNLEGSGENAKATVEFRNAGTKQLLLKFAKFKVIG, from the coding sequence ATGATAAATCAAGATAAGGAAGAGGCTATCCTCGCCGCACTGAACGAAAGCCAGCGTGAGGCAGTTGAGTATTGTACAGGACCATCACTGGTAATTGCTGGTGCAGGTTCTGGTAAGACACGTGTGCTTACCTATAAGATTGCCTATCTACTTAATAAAGGTTTAGCCCCATGGAACATTCTTGCACTTACGTTTACAAACAAAGCTGCAAGAGAGATGAAGGAACGTATCGCACAGATAACAACCGCTAAAGATGCGCAACATCTTTATATGGGTACTTTCCATTCCATCTTTGCACGTATCCTACGTCGTGAAGGAGAGGCTATCGGCTTTGGAAGTAATTTCACTATTTATGATGAAAACGACTCTCGTTCACTGATTAAGAGTATTGTAAAGGCCTTAGACCTTGACGAGAAAACGTATAAGCCAGCCTCAGTGCATAACTTTATTTCAATGGCAAAGAACCATCTTATTACTGCTTCAGAATATGCAGAAGACCGTGCTGCCATTGAGCGTGACCGAAGTACACGTATGCCTGCAATCCACATGATTTACAAAGCATACGAAGCAAGATGTCGCCAGGCAAATGCTATGGACTTTGACGATATTCTGCTTTATACCTTCTTGCTCTTCCGTGATAACAAAGAGATTAGAGAGAAGTATGGACAGCAGTTTGAATATATCTTGGTAGACGAGTATCAAGACACAAACTATGCGCAGGTTAGTATCATCAGCCAGTTGGCTGAGACACATCGTCGTATCTGTGTTGTGGGGGATGACTATCAGAGTATCTATTCTTTCCGTGGTGCAAATATCGACAATATCCTTGACTTTAAGAATAAGTTTGAAGATGCTAAACTCTTTAAGTTAGAGCGCAATTACCGTTCAACACAGCTCATCGTACAGGCTGCTAATTCGTTGATGAAACACAACGAACGACAGATTCCTAAGGATGTATTTTCTAAAGAAGCCGAAGGAGACAAGATTCTCTATAAGCCTTGCTACAGTGATAGGGAAGAGGCTATGGTTGTTGCGAATGAACTGAAGCGTATCAAACGCAATGACGATTGTGACTATGGCAACTTTGCCATTCTCTACCGTACGAATGCACAGAGTCGTTCTTTCGAGGATGAATTCCGTAAACAGGGCATTCCTTACAAGATTATCGGTGGACTTTCTTTCTATCAACGTAAGGAAATCAAAGATATCATCGCATATTTCCGCTTGGTTTCTAATCCTGATGACGAAGAGGCCTTCCGACGTATCATCAATTACCCAACACGTGGAATTGGTAATACGACCATTCAAAAGATTATTGATTGTGCCCAGCGAAATTCTGTATCGCTATGGGAAACTATCCTCAATCCTATTCAATATGGATTAGATGTCAATAAGGGCACAATGACAAAGCTTTTTGCTTTCAGAACGCTTATCAGTGGATTTATTAAGAATGTAGCACTGAAGGATGCATATGAACTTGGAAAGGAGATTATTGAAGAGAGTGGGGTGAGTGCTGATATCCGTTCGGGTAGTGAACCAGAGGACTTGGCTCGTCGAGAGAACTTGGAAGAGTTTATGTCGGCTATGCAGGGTTTTGTGGACTCTGGACGCGAAGAAGGACGAGAAGAGAATGTCTACCTTACTGACTACCTTCAGGAAGTAGCATTATACACAGATGCTGACAAGGAAGACGATGACACCCCGAAAGTGACATTGATGACAATTCACGCAGCAAAGGGATTGGAATTCCCTACTGTGTTTGTCGTTGGATTGGAGGAAAATATATTCCCAAGTCCTATGTCAGCAAGTTCAAAACGTGAGATAGAAGAAGAGAGAAGATTACTCTATGTGGCTATAACACGTGCCGAACGACATTGTATATTGACGAATGCAAAGAACCGTTTTCGATATGGAACAATGCAAATTGATAATCCAAGTCGATTCTTAAATGATTTCGACCCTGCATTGATTCATGTAGAAGATGAAGCAAACAGTGCTTTTGGAGGTGAACGACGTAAGATGCCTTGGGATGAGGACAATAGCGCAAGAAGTCCTTGGGGACATAATGGTTCAGGAGATAACTTCCGTGAATACGAGCCAAACAAGGCATATACTGGTAGCAGACCTTGGGGACAAGAATATCGTCAAATGGGTTCAAGATGGCAGAATTCAAATCCTGTTGCAAGTCAATTTCGCGCTGACCCGAAACCTAAGATAACTGAACGTAAACGTCCTGAAGCTGCTGTTGACCCATTCTCTGAGCGTGCTAAACGCAGATTAATAGCGGAGGGTGGTAACTTCAAACGGCTTTCGTCTGCAATGACAAATGGTGGTAGGACATTATCGACAGAGAGTACTTCAATATCCTCGGTTTCATCGACAGCCTCAGTAGCTGGACTCAGTGTTGGTGTGACCATTGAACATCAACGCTTTGGTATTGGAAAGGTATTAAATCTTGAAGGTTCTGGAGAAAATGCTAAGGCAACTGTTGAGTTCCGTAATGCAGGAACCAAACAACTACTGCTGAAGTTTGCCAAGTTTAAGGTTATTGGTTAA
- the htpG gene encoding molecular chaperone HtpG: protein MQKGNIGVTTENIFPVIKKFLYSDHDIFLREMVSNAVDATQKLKTLSATGDFKGELGDLSVRVSLDEKAGTLTISDRGIGMTAEEIEKYINQIAFSGVNDFLEKYQDKAEAIIGHFGLGFYSSFMVSKKVEIITKSYKEGSKAVKWSCDGSPEYTLEDAEKEDRGSDIVLYIDDDCKEFLQKSKIEELLNKYCKFMAVPVVFGKKTEWKDGKMVDTEEDNVINSVEPLWVKAPSGLKDEDYKSFYRTLFPMNDEPLFWIHLNVDYPFNLTGILYFPRVKNNIELQRNKIQLYCNQVFVTDQVEGIVPEFLTLLHGVIDSPDIPLNVSRSYLQSDANVKKIATYITKKVADRLQSIFKESRKEFEEKWDDLKLFINYGMLSESDFYERAKDFSLIKDTEGKYFTFEEYNTLIKDNQTDKEGYLVNLYTSNKEEQYSYIEAAKQKGYSVIDASGQLDVPLLSMLEQKQEKTRYVRVDSDIVDRIIQKEDAPKNNLSVEETDNLSEAFRSQIPTIEKADFTVDVQSLGESFQPVLVTQNEYMRRMKEMSQFQQGMGFYAQLPDSYNLVLNADHPLVKKVLDNITANTADELKPVASELKGQEARLAALHQSQDSKKAEELTQEEKDDMQNTQKTVSELQDKKKAIVAAYAKGNDIVHQLIDLALLQNGMLQGAALDKFLKRSISLIK from the coding sequence ATGCAAAAAGGAAATATTGGGGTTACAACTGAGAACATCTTCCCCGTTATCAAAAAGTTCTTATATTCAGATCATGACATCTTCTTGCGTGAGATGGTATCAAATGCTGTTGATGCTACTCAAAAACTGAAGACTCTTTCTGCAACAGGTGACTTCAAAGGCGAGTTGGGTGATTTGAGTGTTCGTGTCAGTTTAGATGAGAAGGCAGGAACATTGACTATCAGCGACCGTGGTATCGGTATGACCGCTGAGGAGATTGAGAAGTATATCAATCAGATTGCTTTCTCTGGCGTCAATGACTTCCTTGAGAAATATCAGGACAAGGCAGAGGCAATCATCGGTCATTTCGGTCTTGGTTTCTATTCTTCTTTCATGGTTTCAAAGAAGGTAGAGATTATCACTAAGAGCTATAAAGAAGGTAGCAAAGCTGTGAAATGGAGCTGTGATGGTAGCCCAGAATATACACTTGAAGACGCAGAGAAGGAGGATCGTGGTAGCGATATAGTCCTTTATATAGATGATGATTGCAAGGAATTCCTGCAGAAATCAAAGATTGAAGAACTGTTAAACAAGTACTGTAAGTTTATGGCTGTTCCTGTTGTCTTTGGTAAGAAGACTGAGTGGAAAGACGGCAAGATGGTTGATACTGAAGAAGATAATGTCATCAACAGCGTTGAACCCTTGTGGGTAAAGGCACCATCAGGTCTGAAGGATGAAGACTACAAGAGCTTCTATCGTACTCTCTTCCCAATGAATGACGAGCCATTGTTCTGGATTCACTTGAACGTTGACTACCCATTCAACCTCACGGGTATTCTTTATTTCCCACGTGTAAAGAACAATATCGAACTGCAACGTAATAAGATTCAGCTCTATTGCAATCAAGTATTCGTAACCGATCAGGTTGAGGGAATTGTACCAGAGTTCCTTACATTGCTCCATGGTGTTATCGACTCTCCAGATATTCCTCTGAATGTGAGCCGTAGCTACTTGCAAAGTGATGCGAATGTAAAGAAGATTGCAACTTATATCACTAAGAAGGTTGCTGACAGACTGCAGAGTATTTTCAAGGAGAGTCGTAAGGAATTTGAGGAGAAATGGGATGATCTAAAACTCTTCATCAACTACGGAATGCTTTCAGAATCTGACTTCTACGAGCGTGCAAAGGACTTCTCTCTTATCAAAGATACCGAAGGCAAGTACTTCACCTTTGAAGAGTATAACACACTCATTAAGGATAATCAGACCGACAAAGAGGGTTACCTTGTAAACCTTTATACAAGTAACAAGGAGGAGCAGTACAGCTATATTGAAGCTGCAAAGCAGAAGGGGTATAGCGTTATTGATGCAAGCGGACAGTTGGATGTACCATTGCTTTCAATGCTTGAGCAGAAGCAGGAGAAGACACGCTACGTACGTGTTGACTCTGATATCGTTGATCGCATTATTCAGAAGGAAGATGCACCAAAGAATAATCTGTCAGTAGAGGAGACTGACAATTTGTCAGAGGCTTTCCGTTCACAGATTCCTACAATCGAGAAAGCAGACTTCACTGTAGACGTACAGTCACTTGGAGAGTCTTTCCAGCCAGTTCTCGTAACACAAAACGAGTATATGCGCCGTATGAAGGAGATGAGTCAGTTCCAGCAGGGAATGGGTTTCTATGCTCAGTTGCCTGACTCTTATAATCTCGTTCTTAATGCCGACCACCCATTAGTGAAGAAGGTTCTTGACAATATCACTGCTAATACAGCAGATGAATTGAAGCCTGTAGCCAGCGAACTGAAGGGACAAGAGGCACGTTTGGCAGCTTTGCATCAGTCACAAGACAGCAAGAAGGCTGAGGAACTGACACAGGAGGAGAAGGACGATATGCAGAACACTCAGAAGACTGTTTCTGAACTTCAGGACAAGAAGAAAGCTATTGTCGCTGCATATGCTAAGGGGAATGATATTGTTCATCAACTCATCGACTTGGCATTGCTACAGAATGGTATGCTTCAGGGTGCTGCACTCGATAAGTTCCTCAAGCGTTCTATCAGTTTGATTAAGTAA
- the mtgA gene encoding monofunctional biosynthetic peptidoglycan transglycosylase: MFKKIFKVIRWVLSLTFISTILAVVVYRFIPVYFTPLMISRCFEQIGKGESVKLYHEWVPLEKMSKSMPVAVMASEDQRFLTHHGFDYQAIEKAAEDHLKKGKKLRGGSTISQQTAKNVFLWQGRSWVRKGLEVYFTFLIETLWSKQRIMEVYLNSIEMGDGIYGVEACAEQNFGMEASQLSRRDCALIAATLPNPRRFSSKSPGPYMRKRIGQIEHQMTFIPAFPEEH, encoded by the coding sequence ATGTTCAAGAAGATTTTTAAAGTGATAAGATGGGTATTATCCCTAACCTTTATCTCTACAATATTGGCGGTAGTTGTCTATCGCTTTATACCTGTATACTTTACCCCTCTGATGATTAGTCGTTGTTTCGAACAGATTGGTAAAGGAGAGTCTGTGAAACTTTACCATGAATGGGTTCCGTTAGAGAAGATGTCAAAATCAATGCCTGTAGCAGTGATGGCAAGTGAGGACCAACGCTTCCTTACGCATCATGGTTTCGACTATCAAGCTATCGAGAAAGCTGCAGAAGACCACCTAAAGAAAGGGAAGAAACTACGTGGTGGCTCTACCATCTCTCAGCAAACCGCAAAGAATGTCTTTCTGTGGCAGGGACGCTCATGGGTAAGAAAAGGATTGGAGGTTTATTTCACTTTCCTCATAGAGACACTATGGAGCAAACAACGTATCATGGAGGTTTATCTTAATTCAATTGAGATGGGCGATGGAATCTATGGCGTTGAAGCTTGTGCTGAACAGAATTTCGGTATGGAGGCCAGCCAACTTAGTCGAAGAGATTGTGCACTCATAGCAGCGACATTACCTAATCCACGTCGCTTCTCTTCAAAGAGTCCTGGACCTTATATGCGCAAGAGAATCGGACAGATTGAACACCAAATGACTTTTATACCAGCTTTCCCAGAAGAACATTAA
- a CDS encoding OmpH family outer membrane protein: MKKSFSKMAVLAMAAFAFVACNNQPVKNDTAAGKAETSTAAPAANSQKVAYVEIDSIMSQYTYWKDVTKLVKAKEANIQRTLAGKQKAIQAAAANFQQNIQANKYTQAQAQQIQASIQKQAQDADALQQRLGAEYQNEVAKYNKALSDSVHNYLKEYNKDKKYSIILAKSGDNILYADPAYNITDDVVKGMNQAYKGMKK, encoded by the coding sequence ATGAAGAAATCATTTAGCAAAATGGCAGTGCTTGCTATGGCAGCATTCGCTTTTGTTGCATGTAACAATCAGCCAGTGAAGAATGATACAGCAGCAGGTAAGGCTGAAACATCTACAGCTGCTCCAGCTGCAAATAGTCAGAAAGTAGCTTATGTAGAGATAGACTCTATCATGAGCCAGTATACTTATTGGAAAGATGTTACTAAACTTGTTAAGGCAAAAGAAGCTAACATCCAGCGTACATTGGCTGGTAAGCAGAAGGCTATTCAGGCTGCAGCTGCTAACTTCCAGCAGAATATTCAGGCAAATAAATACACACAGGCACAGGCACAGCAGATTCAGGCAAGTATCCAGAAGCAGGCTCAGGATGCTGATGCTTTACAGCAGCGTCTTGGTGCTGAGTATCAGAACGAGGTTGCTAAGTATAACAAAGCTCTCTCTGACAGCGTACATAACTATCTGAAGGAGTATAACAAGGATAAGAAGTATAGTATCATTCTTGCTAAGAGTGGTGATAATATTCTTTATGCTGACCCTGCTTACAACATTACAGACGATGTTGTTAAGGGTATGAACCAGGCTTACAAAGGTATGAAGAAGTAA